In Amaranthus tricolor cultivar Red isolate AtriRed21 chromosome 5, ASM2621246v1, whole genome shotgun sequence, a genomic segment contains:
- the LOC130813639 gene encoding uncharacterized protein LOC130813639: MSWLKFRGNLAMEMKIKNKNKTNLSHIRSFADIVVLQVGNVVANEKFKDAVKRLEEFSKSCRGEERIVLLRRWLISLKQLEGFTSIESNNCIRDDHHKCMHQQLDDLDWDHIQEDAHLNIVDVVFHSHVVEGIVLSMILEAPNEEESILILDIFRLSLMGGRKVHESIINNIQDLAKVFSSYHEEVLLRREELLQYAQIAITGLKVNADISRIDTEVSTLTTKMHETKIKHQCINDDDRTLWQQKNFITLEALKESHLKIRLYLKIEALLLHKKAIQDGDSLENHAQKVNKLKVLLNSLTKSTLKAERQILDQRTHRDEAVHFRLLKDTEVSQIEQELLAEIETLEQQKDALEVEFRKIDTSLVAAKTRLRNVKEERDYFDEASSEILHHIQFKQQERSRSMKFARPNVGYSIGRTGVSGSSEKCRMR, from the exons atgtCTTGGTTAAAATTCAGGGGGAATTTGGCCATGGAAatgaagataaagaataaaaataaaaccaatctTTCACATATTCGCTCTTTTGCTGATATTGTCGTATTACAAGTTGGTAATGTTGTTGCCAATG aaaaatttaaGGATGCTGTGAAGAGATTGGAGGAATTTTCAAAATCATGTAGAGGAGAGGAGAGAATTGTACTTTTGAGAAGATGGTTGATATCTCTTAAACAACTTGAAGGCTTCACTTCTATAGAAAGTAATAATTGTATAAGGGATGATCATCATAAATGTATGCACCAACAACTTGATGATCTT GACTGGGATCACATTCAGGAAGATGCACATTTGAATATTGTTGATGTAGTTTTCCATAGCCATGTTGTTGAAGGAATTGTCTTGTCCATG ATTCTTGAAGCACCTAATGAGGAAGAAAGTATTCTTATTTTAGATATTTTCAG actTTCTCTAATGGGTGGAAGGAAAGTTCATGAATCAATTATTAATAACATTCAAGACTTAGCAAAAGTTTTCTCAAGCTATCATGAAGAAGTATTG TTAAGGCGTGAAGAACTTCTTCAATATGCTCAAATTGCTATAACTGGTCTTAAAGTAAATGCTGATATCTCGAG AATAGATACGGAAGTTTCAACGTTGACAACAAAAATGCATGAAACTAAAATCAAGCATCAATGTATAAATGATGATGATCGCACGTTATGGCAACAAAAGAACTTCATCACCTTAGAG GCTTTGAAGGAATCACATTTAAAGATACGATTGTACTTGAAGATAGAAGCACTCTTATTGCACAAAAAAGCTATACAAGATGGTGATTCTTTAGAAAATCATGCTCAAAAG GTTAATAAGTTGAAAGTTCTATTGAATTCTCTAACTAAATCTACTTTAAAAGCTGAGAGGCAAATTTTAGATCAAAG AACTCATAGAGATGAAGCAGTACACTTTCGTCTTTTAAAAGACACTGAAGTAAGCCAAATTGAACAG GAACTATTAGCAGAAATCGAAACACTTGAACAGCAAAAGGATGCCTTGGAAGTTGAATTTAGAAAG ATTGACACTTCATTAGTTGCAGCTAAAACACGTCTTCGAAATGTCAAGGAAGAAAGAGACTATTTTGATGAAGCAAGCAGCGAAATTCTCCATCATATACAATTTAAG CAACAAGAAAGGAGTAGAAGCATGAAGTTCGCTCGACCAAATGTGGGTTATTCGATCGGTC